A single window of Granulicella sibirica DNA harbors:
- a CDS encoding Crp/Fnr family transcriptional regulator, translating into MPERKPPFDPEVFLAGNGPAGNGEGRSVLKLRPKQPIFSQGEPSDAIFYIQSGRGKLTVLSPTGKEATITLLAPGDFVGEDAIAAVPGLRLATASAVTVSSVLRIERDSMMRVMAEQPKFSGLFMAFLLQRSMRTQSDLVDQLFNNSEKRLARILLLMAEFGKPGEPESLIPEITQDTLAEMIGTTRSRVNFFMNRFRKMGFIEYNGRIKVHKSLLNVVLHD; encoded by the coding sequence GTGCCAGAGCGGAAACCGCCATTCGATCCGGAGGTCTTCCTTGCGGGGAATGGGCCTGCTGGGAATGGAGAGGGCCGGAGTGTCCTGAAGCTCAGGCCGAAGCAGCCCATCTTCTCGCAGGGTGAGCCGTCGGACGCGATCTTCTACATCCAGAGTGGGCGAGGTAAGCTCACGGTGCTTTCGCCGACGGGGAAAGAGGCGACGATCACGCTGCTCGCACCTGGGGATTTCGTCGGGGAAGACGCGATCGCGGCGGTTCCGGGACTGCGGTTGGCGACGGCTAGCGCAGTTACGGTGTCTTCCGTACTGCGGATCGAACGGGATTCCATGATGCGGGTCATGGCGGAGCAGCCAAAGTTCTCCGGGTTGTTCATGGCGTTTCTGCTGCAGCGGAGCATGCGGACGCAGTCGGACTTGGTGGATCAGCTCTTCAACAATAGCGAGAAGAGGCTGGCCCGCATCCTTCTGCTGATGGCGGAATTCGGCAAGCCGGGTGAGCCGGAGAGCCTGATCCCGGAGATTACGCAGGACACGCTGGCAGAGATGATCGGGACGACGCGGTCAAGGGTGAACTTCTTCATGAACCGGTTTCGGAAGATGGGGTTCATTGAGTACAACGGGCGGATCAAGGTGCATAAGTCGCTGCTGAATGTGGTATTGCACGATTGA
- a CDS encoding KH domain-containing protein, translating to MPQAAASRQQTKSLSEAERRQVLLEARTLILYIADHVLQQPTDLTLTTVETPNELMVQLKIAPDEVSRVVGKHGRLIRAIRTILAAMSAKTGARITLDLIGYLEEPASVTPPHARATL from the coding sequence ATGCCTCAAGCCGCCGCATCCCGCCAACAGACGAAGTCACTTTCTGAAGCTGAGCGGCGTCAGGTCTTGCTTGAAGCAAGGACTCTGATCCTCTACATCGCAGACCACGTTCTTCAACAGCCGACGGATCTAACCCTGACCACCGTCGAGACACCAAACGAACTCATGGTGCAGTTGAAGATCGCACCGGACGAGGTCTCCCGGGTCGTGGGAAAGCACGGCAGGCTCATCCGCGCCATACGAACCATCCTGGCCGCGATGAGTGCAAAAACCGGTGCCAGGATCACCCTCGACCTGATCGGCTACCTGGAGGAACCGGCCTCCGTCACCCCACCCCACGCCCGGGCCACCCTTTGA
- the secA gene encoding preprotein translocase subunit SecA: protein MLNSVLAKVFGTSNERTVKKMLPVVQEVNALESSLTGLTDEQLRNKTQEFRARIADAIKDIPADREHEDEIYQAEKSALDALLPEAFAVVREAGKRAVGMRHFDVQLIGGMALHSGRIAEMKTGEGKTLVATLPCYLNALAGRGVHVVTVNDYLAKRDAEWMGKIYGFLGLTVGVIVHDLDDRARREAYASDITYGTNNEFGFDYLRDNMKFELADMTQRGHYYCIVDEVDSILIDEARTPLIISGPTDQTTDKYARVNLIIPKLEMGELTETIETRVYTGDFVIDEKARSITVTDDGWEKIEELLGIGNIADPENWDLKHHVEVAIKAHNLYKRDVEYVVKDGEVIIVDEFTGRLMPGRRWSDGLHQAVEAKEGVAIRKEDQTLATITFQNYFRMYKKLSGMTGTAETEAAEFDKIYKLDIVVTPTNRIMQRIENADVVYRTAKEKYFAVADEIARLHAEKQPVLVGTTSIEKSELLSEILKRKGVRHVVLNAKFHEKEAEIVAQAGRLGMVTIATNMAGRGTDILLGGNSDFMARQDLVRKQQARAVSAAEGAIQPVAGPGMFRFYYSGQEFETTQENWDRAVASHAEAAKLEHDQVIAAGGLHILGTERHESRRVDNQLRGRAGRQGDPGASRFYLSLEDDLMRIFAREWVSTLLQRLGMEEGVPIESGMISRRIEAAQKAVETQNFESRKHVLEYDDVMNKQREAVYGLRKQLMEGVDQKQLITEDYVSTIMSNLLDETVPEKATPAEWKTDALFEQIYDLFGARLKEEIDVDALSRHELGETIFEKLRARYDIKEQILGAPAMRYHERIVMLSVLDGLWKDHLLAMDHLKEGIGLRGYAQQDPLVAYKKESFEMFEAMMLRFQEDTSRHLFRMQIIGPDGTPIETAAQLEAAQMANAQQGTLIEGNDGPQAISESDANLIAGLAAPQPPQQLPPPNRIPTSTNDIAASRPPARPIAQTKAPSTTIDALEREFQRKKERELAQARAAGSPNTESNGSGPRTTGQKVGRNEPCPCGSGKKYKNCHGANA, encoded by the coding sequence GTGCTCAACTCCGTACTCGCCAAAGTTTTCGGCACAAGTAATGAACGAACCGTGAAAAAGATGCTTCCGGTCGTGCAGGAAGTCAACGCTCTCGAATCCTCCCTCACCGGTCTCACCGATGAGCAGCTCCGCAACAAGACGCAGGAGTTCCGCGCCCGCATCGCCGACGCCATCAAGGACATCCCCGCCGACCGTGAGCACGAGGACGAGATCTACCAGGCCGAAAAAAGTGCACTCGACGCCCTCCTGCCCGAAGCCTTCGCTGTCGTCCGCGAAGCCGGCAAGCGCGCCGTCGGGATGCGTCACTTCGACGTCCAGCTCATCGGCGGCATGGCCCTTCACTCGGGCCGGATCGCCGAGATGAAGACCGGCGAAGGCAAGACCCTCGTCGCCACGCTTCCCTGCTACCTCAACGCTCTTGCCGGTCGCGGCGTCCACGTCGTCACCGTCAACGACTACCTGGCCAAGCGCGACGCCGAGTGGATGGGCAAAATCTACGGCTTCCTCGGCCTCACCGTCGGCGTCATCGTCCACGACCTCGACGACCGCGCCCGCCGCGAAGCTTACGCCTCTGACATCACCTACGGCACCAACAATGAGTTCGGCTTCGACTACCTGCGCGACAACATGAAGTTCGAGCTAGCCGACATGACACAGCGCGGCCACTACTACTGCATCGTTGACGAAGTCGATTCCATCCTCATCGACGAAGCCCGCACGCCGCTCATCATCTCCGGCCCCACCGACCAGACCACCGACAAGTACGCCCGCGTCAACCTGATCATCCCCAAGCTCGAAATGGGCGAACTTACCGAGACCATCGAGACCCGCGTCTACACCGGCGACTTCGTCATCGACGAGAAGGCCCGCTCCATCACCGTTACGGACGACGGCTGGGAAAAGATCGAGGAACTCCTCGGCATTGGCAATATCGCCGACCCGGAAAACTGGGACCTCAAGCACCACGTCGAAGTCGCCATCAAGGCCCACAACCTCTACAAGCGCGACGTCGAGTACGTGGTCAAGGATGGCGAGGTCATCATCGTTGACGAGTTCACAGGCCGCCTCATGCCCGGCCGACGCTGGTCCGACGGACTTCATCAGGCCGTCGAAGCCAAGGAAGGCGTGGCGATCCGTAAGGAAGACCAGACGCTCGCCACCATCACCTTCCAGAACTACTTCCGCATGTACAAGAAGCTTTCCGGCATGACCGGAACCGCCGAGACCGAGGCCGCCGAGTTCGACAAGATCTACAAGCTCGACATCGTCGTCACCCCCACCAACCGCATCATGCAGCGCATCGAGAATGCCGACGTTGTCTACCGCACCGCGAAGGAAAAGTACTTCGCCGTCGCCGACGAGATCGCCCGTCTGCACGCCGAGAAGCAGCCCGTCCTCGTCGGAACCACGAGCATCGAAAAGTCCGAGCTCCTCTCTGAGATCCTCAAGCGCAAGGGCGTCCGCCACGTCGTCCTCAACGCCAAGTTCCACGAGAAGGAAGCCGAGATCGTCGCCCAGGCCGGACGTCTTGGCATGGTCACGATTGCCACCAATATGGCCGGTCGCGGAACCGATATTCTCCTCGGCGGAAACTCCGACTTCATGGCCCGCCAGGACCTCGTCCGCAAGCAGCAGGCCCGCGCCGTCTCCGCAGCCGAAGGCGCCATCCAGCCCGTCGCCGGACCCGGCATGTTCCGCTTCTACTACTCCGGGCAGGAGTTCGAGACCACCCAGGAGAACTGGGATCGCGCCGTAGCCTCCCATGCCGAAGCCGCCAAGCTGGAGCATGACCAGGTGATCGCCGCTGGGGGTCTTCATATCCTCGGCACCGAGCGGCACGAGTCCCGGCGCGTCGACAACCAGCTTCGCGGACGCGCCGGACGCCAGGGCGATCCCGGTGCTTCGCGCTTCTATCTCTCCCTCGAAGATGACCTCATGCGCATCTTCGCCCGCGAGTGGGTCTCCACACTCCTCCAGCGCCTCGGCATGGAAGAGGGCGTGCCGATCGAATCCGGCATGATCTCCCGTCGTATCGAGGCCGCACAGAAGGCCGTTGAAACGCAGAACTTCGAGTCGCGCAAGCACGTCCTCGAGTACGACGACGTCATGAACAAGCAGCGCGAAGCCGTCTACGGCCTGCGCAAGCAGCTTATGGAAGGTGTAGACCAGAAGCAGCTCATCACCGAGGACTACGTCTCGACCATCATGTCGAACCTGCTCGACGAGACCGTCCCCGAGAAGGCTACTCCCGCCGAATGGAAGACGGACGCCCTCTTCGAGCAGATCTACGACCTATTCGGGGCCCGGCTCAAGGAAGAGATCGACGTCGACGCCCTCAGCCGCCACGAACTCGGCGAAACCATCTTCGAGAAACTTCGCGCCCGCTACGACATCAAGGAGCAGATCCTCGGAGCCCCCGCGATGCGCTACCACGAGCGCATCGTCATGCTCTCCGTCCTCGATGGCCTATGGAAGGACCACCTCCTCGCCATGGACCACCTGAAGGAAGGCATCGGCCTCCGCGGCTACGCCCAGCAAGACCCCCTCGTCGCCTACAAGAAGGAGTCCTTCGAGATGTTCGAAGCGATGATGCTCCGCTTCCAGGAAGACACCAGCCGTCACCTCTTCCGCATGCAGATCATCGGGCCCGACGGCACGCCAATCGAGACCGCTGCTCAACTCGAAGCCGCCCAGATGGCGAACGCCCAGCAGGGCACGCTCATCGAAGGCAACGACGGCCCGCAGGCCATCTCGGAGTCCGACGCGAACCTCATCGCCGGGCTCGCCGCGCCTCAGCCTCCGCAGCAGCTACCTCCGCCTAACCGCATTCCGACCAGCACGAACGACATCGCCGCGTCGCGCCCACCGGCTCGCCCGATCGCTCAGACCAAGGCCCCGTCCACGACCATCGACGCTTTGGAGAGGGAGTTCCAGCGGAAGAAAGAGCGTGAACTAGCTCAGGCCCGCGCCGCCGGCTCTCCCAACACCGAGTCCAACGGCTCCGGCCCCCGCACAACCGGCCAGAAGGTAGGCCGGAATGAACCCTGCCCCTGCGGTTCCGGCAAGAAGTACAAGAACTGCCACGGAGCCAATGCCTAA
- a CDS encoding DUF2306 domain-containing protein produces the protein MRLPLLILHILGGSVSLLAGTVAMIARKGDRVHRVSGNVFTLGMLTLATSGFWLAILKSQVSNVIASVLTFYLIGSAWLAGRRRNETGVLDWSGLVLCLTSAAGVLTLGVRAVSSAAGTDNGAPAAMSFIFGGILLLAAVGDIRMLAHGGITGRPRIVRHLWRMCIGLFIASGSFFLGQPQVFPVWLRGSIYLIVPALLPLPLMIFWLIRVRFAGAYGLRPSAIPVIGDVRSGEREIADQGFVKL, from the coding sequence ATGCGACTCCCGCTCCTGATCCTTCATATCCTCGGCGGCTCCGTGAGCCTTCTTGCCGGCACCGTCGCCATGATCGCTCGCAAAGGCGATCGAGTGCATCGAGTGTCGGGGAATGTCTTCACGCTCGGCATGTTGACCCTTGCCACGAGCGGTTTCTGGCTCGCCATCCTCAAGTCCCAGGTAAGCAATGTGATCGCCTCGGTGCTTACCTTTTATCTGATTGGAAGCGCGTGGCTCGCTGGACGGCGTCGCAATGAAACCGGAGTCCTCGACTGGTCCGGCCTGGTGCTTTGCCTGACTTCGGCAGCGGGCGTTCTGACGCTTGGCGTTCGCGCTGTCTCCTCCGCCGCCGGCACGGACAATGGCGCACCCGCGGCGATGAGTTTTATCTTCGGCGGCATCCTTCTGCTTGCCGCTGTTGGAGACATTCGCATGCTCGCGCATGGTGGCATCACCGGCCGTCCACGCATCGTCCGGCATCTTTGGCGGATGTGCATTGGATTGTTCATCGCGAGCGGTTCCTTCTTTCTTGGGCAGCCGCAGGTCTTCCCGGTTTGGCTCCGCGGATCCATTTATCTCATCGTTCCGGCCCTGCTTCCGCTTCCGCTGATGATCTTCTGGCTCATTCGGGTGCGCTTTGCGGGCGCCTATGGACTCCGACCGTCCGCCATCCCTGTAATCGGCGATGTTCGCAGCGGTGAGCGGGAAATCGCGGATCAGGGCTTTGTGAAGCTTTAG
- a CDS encoding rhodanese-like domain-containing protein, with product MLNPEITAQAAAELLKQPNAPVLVDVREKWEFDTAHIENSLLMPMGEVPARANNELDPDEPILVVCHHGARSLNVTMWLRQQGFENAQSLAGGIDAWSRTIDPTVPRY from the coding sequence ATGCTCAACCCCGAAATCACCGCTCAGGCCGCCGCAGAACTCCTCAAGCAACCCAACGCGCCCGTACTCGTCGACGTCCGCGAAAAGTGGGAGTTCGACACAGCCCATATCGAAAACTCCCTTCTCATGCCCATGGGCGAGGTCCCAGCCCGTGCCAACAACGAACTCGATCCTGACGAGCCCATCCTCGTCGTCTGCCACCACGGAGCCCGCTCCCTGAACGTCACCATGTGGCTTCGCCAGCAAGGCTTTGAGAACGCCCAATCACTGGCCGGCGGCATAGACGCCTGGTCCCGTACCATCGACCCAACCGTCCCTCGCTACTAA